The Betta splendens chromosome 7, fBetSpl5.4, whole genome shotgun sequence genome includes a window with the following:
- the LOC114858336 gene encoding sushi domain-containing protein 3 codes for MPAATAPMADASPKPRDRSARTQAQCAPRPLPALGTQRIIQGNGTDVGTVLSLQCPDKHKLVGGELKCVLAVNSTHWVGETYCKPLSLIEDYGFRVAVLASIVSLGVIFIMSVAFITCCLLDCIREDERKKQQRESDLTCEEQVQHRGEIGSHYSHKGRNNNNNTREKMAPAACEGAHGCRCQGDAAGPHFTHGCSSPAALPGPDYGLPLLPRNPEPARPAPLSYPGPLFSCQTSLMGPDLLHGEQQRRWSQQNPPPTDESNAMNPVKEFSIRIISV; via the exons ATGCCGGCGGCTACGGCTCCGATGGCAGACGCTTCACCGAAGCCGAGGGACAGATCAG CTCGGACCCAGGCCCAGTGTGCTCCCCGGCCGCTGCCGGCGCTGGGAACCCAGAGGATCATCCAGGGCAACGGCACCGACGTGGGCACCGTGCTCTCCCTGCAGTGTCcggacaaacacaagctggtggGCGGCGAGCTGAAGTGTGTGCTGGCCGTGAACAGCACCCACTGGGTGGGAGAGACCTACTGCAAAC ctctgtctctcATTGAGGACTACGGCTTCCGTGTGGCCGTGTTAGCGTCCATTGTCAGCTTAGGCGTCATCTTCATCATGTCCGTCGCCTTCATCACATGCTGTTTGCTCGACTGCATAAGAGAGGAcgagaggaagaagcagcagag GGAGTCAGACTTGACGTGTGAGGAGCAGGTCCAGCACCGCGGGGAGATCgggtcccactacagtcacaaaggcaggaacaacaacaacaacacccgGGAGAAGATGGCGCCGGCCGCGTGTGAAGGAGCGCACGGCTGCAG ATGTCAGGGAGACGCTGCAGGGCCTCACTTCACACATGgctgctcctcacctgctgctctgcccGGTCCAGACTACGGCCTGCCCCTGTTACCCAGAAACCCAGAACCTGCACGCCCCGCTCCACTTTCATACCCAGGACCTTTATTCTCCTGCCAGACGTCCTTAATGGGACCTGACCTGCTTcatggagagcagcagaggcgcTGGTCACAGCAGAACCCGCCACCCACCGACGAGTCCAACGCGATGAACCCTGTCAAAGAGTTTTCCATACGGATTATATCAGTGTGA